A portion of the Stella humosa genome contains these proteins:
- a CDS encoding DUF2061 domain-containing protein codes for MTRDLLKTGSFATLHFAVGFGVAYALTGSVAIASGIALLEPAVNTVVFFFHERVWRRFQMPATAPGTP; via the coding sequence ATGACAAGAGACCTTTTGAAGACCGGCAGTTTCGCCACGCTGCATTTCGCCGTGGGCTTCGGCGTCGCCTACGCGCTGACGGGGTCGGTGGCGATCGCGTCCGGCATCGCGCTGCTGGAACCGGCGGTCAACACGGTCGTGTTCTTCTTCCACGAGCGTGTCTGGCGCCGGTTCCAGATGCCGGCTACCGCGCCAGGAACGCCTTGA
- a CDS encoding transporter substrate-binding domain-containing protein, giving the protein MRRSILAFSMLAAAAALPGAAAADVLDKIKERGTLVVGVKTDYRPFGFRDPSGAIIGIEPDMAAEVAKKLGVKLELVSVVSANRMEFLRQGKIDLMIATMSDKPERRKVVQVIEPLYYSDAVNVLLSDKVKVTKWEQLKGAKLCGTTGAFYNKDVATQYGPEIISFDGSEKPLIALKQGNCIGYLYDQTFIAGKMLEDDWKTAYHMPLPGIMETPWAMAVAPGEDRFAKLMSDMTKDWMKSGAIVAMEKKWGVKPTEYSERMFKEHKGS; this is encoded by the coding sequence ATGCGCCGTTCCATCCTCGCCTTTTCGATGCTGGCCGCCGCCGCCGCCCTGCCGGGTGCGGCCGCCGCCGACGTGCTGGACAAGATCAAGGAGCGCGGCACGCTCGTGGTCGGCGTCAAGACCGACTATCGCCCGTTCGGCTTCCGCGACCCGTCCGGCGCCATCATCGGCATCGAGCCCGACATGGCCGCCGAGGTCGCCAAGAAGCTGGGCGTGAAGCTGGAACTGGTGTCGGTCGTCTCGGCCAACCGCATGGAGTTCCTGCGCCAGGGCAAGATCGACCTGATGATCGCCACCATGTCCGACAAGCCGGAGCGCCGGAAGGTCGTGCAGGTGATCGAGCCGCTCTACTACTCCGACGCCGTCAACGTCCTGCTGTCGGACAAGGTGAAGGTGACGAAGTGGGAGCAGTTGAAGGGCGCCAAGCTCTGCGGCACCACCGGCGCCTTCTACAACAAGGACGTCGCCACCCAGTACGGGCCCGAGATCATCTCGTTCGACGGGTCGGAGAAGCCGCTGATCGCCCTCAAGCAGGGCAACTGCATCGGCTACCTCTATGACCAGACGTTCATCGCCGGCAAGATGCTCGAGGACGACTGGAAGACCGCCTACCACATGCCGCTGCCGGGCATCATGGAGACCCCCTGGGCGATGGCCGTGGCCCCGGGCGAGGACCGCTTCGCCAAGCTGATGAGCGACATGACCAAGGACTGGATGAAGTCCGGCGCCATCGTCGCCATGGAGAAGAAGTGGGGCGTGAAGCCGACCGAGTATTCCGAGCGGATGTTCAAGGAACACAAGGGCTCCTGA
- the otnK gene encoding 3-oxo-tetronate kinase, protein MLLGVIADDFTGATDIASMLARNGMRTVQTVGVPQAGATPAADAVVVALKSRTIPPDEAVAQSLAALDWLLAQGARQIVFKYCSTFDSTDAGNIGPVADALLDRLGGIAVACPAFPANKRTIYRGYLFVGDVLLSESSMKDHPLTPMTDPSLVRVLARQVREPDSVGLVGFETVAQGAMAIGGALAALQRQGKRFAVVDAVADADLRAIGAAIADAPLLTGGSGIAMGLPENFRRLGLLGEVGAVTLDVPEGRAAVLAGSCSAATRGQVAAVAGRWPTLRLDPLELADGRQSAEAVIAWAAGQPAENPVLIYSSAEPDAVRAAQEQLGRERAATVLEDAFAAIAAGLVAAGVRRMVVAGGETSGAVVGALGIDALAIGPEIDPGVPWTQAMGASGLCLALKSGNFGAEDFFAKAFGTLE, encoded by the coding sequence ATGCTGCTGGGTGTGATCGCCGACGACTTCACCGGGGCGACCGACATCGCGTCGATGCTGGCCAGGAACGGCATGCGCACGGTCCAGACCGTGGGCGTGCCGCAGGCCGGTGCGACGCCCGCGGCCGATGCCGTCGTCGTCGCCCTGAAGAGCCGGACCATCCCCCCCGACGAGGCCGTCGCCCAGTCGCTGGCGGCCCTCGACTGGCTGCTGGCCCAGGGCGCCCGCCAGATCGTCTTCAAGTACTGCTCCACCTTCGACAGCACGGATGCGGGCAATATCGGGCCGGTGGCCGATGCGTTGCTCGATCGGCTGGGCGGCATCGCCGTCGCGTGCCCGGCCTTCCCGGCCAACAAGCGCACGATCTATCGCGGCTATCTCTTCGTGGGCGACGTGCTGCTGTCCGAAAGCAGCATGAAGGACCACCCCCTGACGCCGATGACCGACCCCAGCCTGGTGCGGGTGCTGGCGCGCCAGGTGCGCGAGCCGGACAGCGTCGGCCTGGTCGGGTTCGAGACGGTGGCCCAGGGGGCCATGGCGATCGGCGGGGCGCTGGCGGCCCTGCAACGCCAGGGCAAGCGGTTCGCCGTGGTGGACGCCGTGGCCGATGCCGACCTGCGCGCGATCGGTGCGGCCATCGCCGATGCCCCGCTGCTGACCGGGGGATCGGGCATCGCCATGGGCCTGCCCGAGAATTTCCGCCGCCTGGGCCTCCTGGGTGAAGTCGGCGCGGTGACGCTGGACGTGCCCGAGGGTCGGGCTGCGGTGCTGGCCGGAAGCTGCTCGGCCGCGACGCGCGGGCAGGTGGCCGCTGTGGCCGGCCGCTGGCCGACGCTGCGGCTCGATCCGTTGGAGCTGGCGGATGGGCGGCAGTCGGCAGAGGCCGTGATCGCCTGGGCCGCCGGGCAGCCGGCCGAAAATCCGGTGCTGATCTATTCCAGCGCCGAGCCCGATGCGGTGCGCGCCGCCCAGGAGCAACTCGGCCGCGAGCGGGCAGCCACGGTTCTGGAGGACGCCTTCGCGGCGATCGCCGCCGGCTTGGTCGCCGCCGGGGTGCGGCGCATGGTCGTGGCGGGCGGCGAGACCTCGGGCGCGGTGGTGGGGGCACTCGGCATCGACGCGCTCGCGATCGGCCCGGAGATCGACCCCGGCGTGCCATGGACCCAGGCCATGGGTGCGTCCGGCCTGTGCCTGGCCCTGAAGTCCGGCAATTTCGGCGCCGAGGACTTCTTCGCAAAGGCCTTCGGCACGCTCGAATAA
- a CDS encoding alpha/beta fold hydrolase: MLRQILGSAAALLLAMPAVAQVQPWPAQFQERAIATNGTTLHVRVGGSGPAVVLLHGYGETGDMWAPLAADLARDHLVIVPDLRGLGLSARPDGGYDKRTQGRDIAGLLDALEVDRTDLVTHDIGNMVGYAFAAQNRARVTRFVLMDAPLPGVGPWEEILKSPLLWHFRFGGPDMERLVAGRERIYLDRFWNEFSATPAKFSEGSRVHYAALYALPGAMRAGFAQFAAFDQDAIDNKAFLADGKLMMPVLAVGGAGSFGPTMATVMRFAATDVTQAVVADAGHWLMEEQPEATVRLVREFLDRPR, translated from the coding sequence ATGCTTCGCCAGATCCTCGGCAGCGCCGCTGCCTTGCTGCTTGCCATGCCGGCCGTGGCCCAGGTCCAGCCATGGCCCGCCCAGTTCCAGGAACGCGCCATCGCCACCAACGGCACGACCCTTCATGTGCGCGTCGGCGGCAGCGGACCGGCGGTCGTCCTGCTGCACGGCTATGGCGAAACCGGCGACATGTGGGCGCCGCTGGCGGCCGACCTCGCCCGCGACCATCTCGTGATCGTGCCCGACCTGCGCGGCCTCGGCCTCTCCGCCAGGCCCGATGGCGGCTACGACAAGCGGACGCAGGGCCGCGACATCGCCGGCCTGCTCGACGCGCTCGAGGTCGATCGCACCGATCTCGTGACGCACGATATCGGCAACATGGTCGGCTATGCCTTCGCCGCCCAGAACCGTGCGCGCGTGACGCGGTTCGTGCTGATGGATGCGCCCCTGCCCGGCGTCGGACCGTGGGAGGAGATCCTCAAGAGCCCGCTGCTCTGGCATTTCCGTTTTGGCGGCCCGGACATGGAGCGCCTGGTCGCCGGCCGGGAGCGCATCTATCTCGATCGGTTCTGGAACGAGTTTTCGGCCACGCCGGCCAAGTTCAGCGAAGGCTCCCGCGTCCACTATGCGGCGCTGTACGCGCTGCCGGGTGCCATGCGGGCGGGATTTGCCCAGTTCGCGGCCTTCGACCAGGATGCGATCGACAACAAGGCGTTCCTCGCCGACGGCAAGCTGATGATGCCGGTGCTGGCCGTGGGCGGCGCCGGGTCGTTCGGGCCGACGATGGCGACGGTGATGCGCTTTGCGGCCACAGACGTGACCCAGGCGGTCGTGGCCGACGCCGGGCACTGGCTGATGGAAGAGCAGCCCGAAGCCACCGTCCGGCTCGTCCGGGAATTCCTCGACCGGCCGCGGTGA
- a CDS encoding E22 family MetX-like putative esterase codes for MLRIFAIAVLGLAAAWAGPTWAYDGIVEKKTFSMATYTTQGGRTIKDVKVGWESYGKLNDARDNVILVTHFFSGNSHAAGRYAATDAAPGYWDGIIGAGKPIDTDRFFVISSDTLVNLSTKDPRTITTGPASIDPDTGKPYGMRFPVVTMRDFVEVQKALLESLGIRKLHAVVGASMGALQAFEWAAAHPAMVERIVPVIGGAEADAFLVGWLDIWASPIRLDPNWKGGDFYGGAEPVEGLALALKIVTLHARAAGWADRTFGRKWADPAKNPADAMGNRFAIEDTLDKAATARAKTSDANHFLYLAKANQLFSAGHAASLEEGLKPVKARTLLIPASSDLVLPPYLAARAATILKANGTPVETVTIEGDGGHLDGVLAIAKAGDAIKAFLAR; via the coding sequence ATGCTGCGCATATTCGCGATCGCGGTTCTTGGGCTGGCGGCCGCTTGGGCCGGGCCGACATGGGCCTATGACGGGATCGTCGAGAAGAAGACCTTCTCGATGGCGACCTATACGACCCAGGGCGGGCGGACGATCAAGGACGTGAAGGTGGGTTGGGAGAGCTATGGCAAGCTCAACGACGCCCGCGACAACGTCATCCTCGTCACCCATTTCTTCTCGGGCAACTCGCACGCCGCCGGCCGCTATGCCGCCACGGACGCCGCACCCGGCTACTGGGACGGCATCATCGGCGCCGGAAAGCCCATCGACACCGACCGCTTTTTCGTCATCAGTTCCGACACGCTGGTGAACCTGTCGACCAAGGACCCGCGGACGATCACCACCGGCCCGGCCTCGATCGACCCCGATACCGGCAAGCCCTACGGCATGCGCTTCCCCGTCGTCACCATGCGCGACTTCGTCGAGGTGCAGAAGGCGCTGCTGGAATCGCTCGGCATCCGCAAGCTGCACGCCGTCGTCGGCGCCTCCATGGGCGCCCTGCAGGCGTTCGAATGGGCGGCCGCCCACCCGGCCATGGTCGAGCGCATCGTGCCCGTGATCGGCGGGGCGGAGGCCGACGCCTTCCTGGTCGGCTGGCTCGACATCTGGGCGTCGCCCATCCGCCTCGACCCGAACTGGAAGGGCGGCGATTTCTATGGCGGCGCGGAGCCGGTCGAAGGGCTGGCGCTAGCATTGAAGATCGTGACGCTGCACGCCCGCGCCGCCGGCTGGGCCGACCGCACCTTCGGGCGCAAATGGGCCGATCCGGCGAAGAACCCGGCAGATGCAATGGGCAACCGCTTCGCCATCGAGGACACGTTGGACAAGGCCGCCACGGCGCGCGCCAAGACCAGCGACGCCAACCATTTCCTCTATCTCGCCAAGGCCAACCAGCTCTTCTCGGCCGGCCATGCGGCCTCGCTCGAGGAGGGGCTGAAGCCGGTCAAGGCCAGGACGCTGCTGATCCCGGCCTCGTCCGACCTGGTCCTGCCACCCTACCTGGCCGCCCGTGCGGCCACCATCCTCAAGGCCAACGGCACCCCGGTCGAGACGGTGACGATCGAGGGCGACGGCGGGCATCTGGATGGCGTGCTCGCCATCGCCAAGGCCGGCGACGCGATCAAGGCGTTCCTGGCGCGGTAG
- a CDS encoding amino acid ABC transporter permease, with product MKVLPVILRPAGPGPWRAPAITPRHGVLLALALLLSVGAAQAATGDGVLSVLATLWRWTPLLLEGFVFNIAISLIAMAMGTAAGVMLGLGLIAPNRAVRGVAWFLTQFFRNAPWLVLLFFAMFLLPFEFRFWGIVVPFPGWIKATIGFALPVMANTAEIVRGAIQSIPFGQWEAAESLAFSRRRTLWTIILPQCVKRMLPPWMNLYSLVTMATVLASVVGVTEMLTLVSEVHAAEGGRPELLAPLYGYALLCFFLYCYPIGRLTLRLERRFQVRI from the coding sequence TTGAAGGTTCTCCCCGTCATTCTCCGTCCGGCTGGCCCCGGCCCCTGGCGCGCCCCCGCGATCACGCCGCGCCACGGCGTGCTGCTGGCCCTCGCGCTGCTGCTGTCGGTCGGCGCGGCCCAGGCTGCCACCGGAGACGGCGTGCTGTCGGTCCTGGCCACGCTGTGGCGCTGGACGCCGCTGCTGCTGGAAGGCTTCGTCTTCAACATCGCCATCTCGCTGATCGCCATGGCGATGGGGACGGCAGCGGGCGTGATGCTGGGCCTGGGCCTGATCGCGCCGAACCGTGCGGTCCGCGGCGTCGCCTGGTTCCTGACCCAGTTCTTCCGCAACGCGCCGTGGCTGGTGCTGCTGTTCTTCGCGATGTTCCTGCTGCCGTTCGAGTTCCGTTTCTGGGGCATCGTCGTGCCGTTCCCGGGGTGGATCAAGGCCACCATCGGCTTTGCCCTGCCGGTCATGGCCAACACCGCCGAGATCGTGCGCGGCGCCATCCAGTCGATCCCCTTCGGCCAGTGGGAAGCGGCGGAATCGCTGGCCTTCTCGCGCCGGCGGACCTTGTGGACGATCATCCTGCCGCAATGCGTGAAGCGCATGCTGCCGCCCTGGATGAACCTCTATTCGCTGGTCACCATGGCGACCGTGCTGGCATCCGTCGTCGGCGTGACCGAGATGCTGACGCTCGTCTCGGAGGTGCATGCGGCTGAGGGCGGCCGGCCCGAGCTTCTGGCGCCGCTCTACGGCTACGCGCTGCTCTGCTTCTTCCTCTACTGCTACCCGATCGGCCGGTTGACGCTGCGCCTGGAGCGGCGTTTCCAGGTGCGGATCTGA
- a CDS encoding LysR family transcriptional regulator produces the protein MMKLDGVAAFVATAEAGSISEAARRLGIAKSVVSERLAELERVLAARLVQRTTRKLSLTEGGQTFLPRARRLLGEATEAIAELAERRGALVGPLRLAAPVGFGSLHLGPALYGFLADHPGIDLTLELDDGFADAAADGFDAVLRHGPIADNRLVVKRLATSRRLLVAAPAYLAACGRPESLEALAGHMAVLYANRAADWRFAGEAGWVVVRPRAALRVNNGLIMRDAALAGLGLTLLPSFFVHAELKAGTLVAIDVGAEAEGAELYIAHPRDHGASAKVAALADCLRRHFGSPPYWDM, from the coding sequence ATGATGAAGCTCGATGGCGTGGCCGCGTTCGTTGCGACGGCGGAGGCGGGGTCGATCAGCGAGGCGGCGCGCCGCCTGGGCATCGCCAAGTCCGTCGTGAGCGAGCGCCTGGCCGAGCTGGAGCGCGTCCTGGCTGCCCGGCTCGTCCAGCGCACGACCCGCAAGCTATCCCTGACGGAGGGTGGGCAGACCTTCCTGCCCCGAGCCAGGCGCCTGCTCGGCGAGGCGACCGAGGCGATCGCCGAACTGGCGGAGCGGCGGGGGGCGCTGGTCGGTCCGCTGCGGCTCGCCGCACCGGTCGGGTTCGGCAGCCTGCATCTCGGCCCCGCGCTCTATGGCTTCCTGGCAGACCATCCCGGCATCGACCTGACGCTGGAACTCGATGACGGGTTTGCCGACGCCGCGGCCGATGGTTTCGATGCCGTCCTTCGCCATGGGCCGATCGCTGACAACCGGCTGGTCGTCAAGCGTCTGGCCACCAGCCGGCGCCTGCTGGTGGCGGCACCGGCCTATCTCGCTGCCTGCGGCAGGCCAGAGTCGCTGGAGGCGCTCGCCGGCCACATGGCGGTACTCTATGCCAATCGCGCCGCCGACTGGCGTTTTGCGGGCGAGGCCGGGTGGGTGGTCGTGCGGCCGCGGGCGGCGCTGCGCGTCAACAACGGCCTGATCATGCGCGACGCGGCACTGGCCGGCCTGGGGCTGACGCTGCTGCCCAGCTTCTTCGTCCATGCCGAATTGAAGGCCGGCACGCTGGTCGCCATCGATGTCGGCGCGGAGGCAGAGGGCGCGGAACTGTACATCGCCCACCCCCGCGATCACGGGGCGTCCGCCAAGGTGGCGGCCCTGGCCGACTGCCTGCGCCGCCACTTCGGCAGCCCGCCCTACTGGGATATGTAG
- a CDS encoding TAXI family TRAP transporter solute-binding subunit translates to MKNWQTGMLATALVAALATTAAAQDKRQLSIATGGTGGVYYPLGGGLANVLTKNVPGWSATAEVTGGSVDNLKLVGAERAEIAFTMADATLDAARGVDKFTSGKLNLMSLAVLYPNRMHVVTIDGMGITSMKDLKGKRVSTGSPGSATEVMAFRLIEAAGLDKDKDMRRERLGVAESTNAIKDRKIEAYFWVGGLPTSAVTDLGATPGTKLKLIDHDDAVEAMNKKYGPLYSKGIIPAKTYPGQDTDNKQANVWNILVVNQKMSDDVAYQVTKVLFEKKADIVAVHKEAESFDLANQKVANTPVPFHPGALKYYNEKGIKVGG, encoded by the coding sequence ATGAAGAACTGGCAGACTGGCATGCTGGCGACCGCCCTGGTGGCGGCGCTCGCCACGACGGCCGCGGCACAGGACAAGCGCCAGCTTTCGATCGCCACGGGCGGCACCGGCGGCGTCTACTACCCCCTGGGCGGCGGCCTCGCCAACGTCCTCACCAAGAACGTCCCCGGCTGGTCGGCCACCGCCGAGGTGACCGGCGGCTCGGTCGACAACCTGAAGCTGGTCGGCGCGGAGCGGGCAGAGATCGCCTTCACCATGGCCGACGCGACGCTGGACGCCGCGCGCGGCGTCGACAAGTTCACGTCCGGCAAGCTGAACCTGATGTCGCTGGCCGTCCTCTATCCCAACCGCATGCATGTGGTGACCATCGACGGCATGGGCATCACCAGCATGAAGGACCTGAAGGGCAAGCGGGTGTCGACCGGCTCGCCCGGCAGCGCCACCGAGGTCATGGCCTTCCGCCTGATCGAGGCCGCCGGCCTCGACAAGGACAAGGACATGCGGCGCGAGCGCCTGGGCGTGGCCGAATCCACCAACGCCATCAAGGACCGCAAGATCGAGGCCTATTTCTGGGTCGGCGGCCTGCCGACCTCGGCCGTGACCGACCTCGGCGCCACGCCGGGCACGAAGCTGAAGCTGATCGACCATGACGACGCGGTCGAGGCGATGAACAAGAAGTACGGGCCGCTCTATTCCAAGGGCATCATCCCGGCCAAGACCTATCCCGGCCAGGACACCGACAACAAGCAGGCCAACGTCTGGAACATCCTGGTCGTGAACCAGAAGATGAGCGACGACGTCGCCTATCAGGTCACCAAGGTGCTGTTCGAGAAGAAGGCCGACATCGTCGCCGTCCACAAGGAGGCCGAGAGCTTCGACCTGGCCAACCAGAAGGTCGCGAACACCCCGGTGCCGTTCCATCCCGGCGCGCTGAAGTACTACAACGAGAAGGGCATCAAGGTCGGCGGCTGA
- the otnC gene encoding 3-oxo-tetronate 4-phosphate decarboxylase: MPSESDLRRAVARHGRSLYDRRYAHGSSGNISVRLPDDVLPGGMLITPTNSCMGDLDPDRISKVAADGTLLAGDPPSKEAFLHLAMYAARPNAGAVVHLHCTHAVCVSCLDELDPANVLPPITAYYVMRIGRLPLVPYFRPGDKGLAAAVGALAADHHAVLLANHGPVVAGKTLDDAVYNAEELEETARLYLMMEGRKTRWLTTGQIDDLGRHFPS, from the coding sequence ATGCCTTCGGAATCCGACCTGCGCCGCGCCGTCGCCCGCCACGGCCGGTCGCTCTACGACCGCCGCTACGCCCACGGGTCGAGCGGCAACATCAGCGTGCGCCTGCCGGACGACGTCCTGCCGGGCGGCATGCTGATCACCCCCACCAACTCGTGCATGGGCGACCTCGATCCTGACCGCATCTCCAAGGTGGCAGCCGACGGCACGCTGCTGGCGGGCGATCCGCCGTCCAAGGAGGCGTTCCTGCATCTGGCCATGTATGCCGCGCGGCCGAACGCCGGCGCAGTCGTCCACCTGCACTGCACCCATGCCGTCTGCGTGTCCTGCCTGGATGAACTCGATCCGGCCAACGTGCTGCCGCCGATCACCGCCTACTACGTCATGCGCATCGGCCGGCTGCCGCTCGTCCCCTACTTTCGCCCCGGCGACAAGGGCCTGGCCGCGGCCGTCGGGGCGCTTGCCGCCGACCACCACGCCGTCCTGCTGGCCAACCACGGCCCGGTCGTCGCCGGCAAGACGCTGGATGACGCCGTCTACAACGCCGAGGAACTGGAGGAGACCGCGCGCCTCTACCTGATGATGGAAGGCCGCAAGACCCGCTGGCTCACCACCGGCCAGATCGACGACCTCGGTCGGCATTTCCCGAGCTGA
- a CDS encoding amino acid ABC transporter permease produces the protein MEAFYEWFRWLYEATGINLTIVYDEFDRKRMISGFWTTVWLCLVCIALSIVIGVVGAWLQGSRLKWTRRGVQGFIALFRDTPPLVQIYFFYFGLGALLPRIENAYGIPEPVLTSMQWAIISLSLFAGAFNVEIFRSGIEAVPKATVEAAEALGYSRLGAYVHVVLPLAVRICLPALNNNIVNLVKTTTLAYAIAVPEMLYVSKQIWSDATNVPEMMTFLLLAYFFLVGCVVWAMARVERALKVPGIGL, from the coding sequence TTGGAGGCTTTCTACGAATGGTTCCGGTGGCTCTACGAGGCCACCGGGATCAACCTGACGATCGTCTATGACGAGTTCGACCGGAAGCGGATGATATCCGGCTTCTGGACGACGGTGTGGCTCTGCCTCGTCTGCATCGCGCTCAGCATCGTCATCGGCGTGGTCGGCGCCTGGCTGCAGGGATCGCGGCTGAAATGGACCCGGCGCGGCGTCCAGGGGTTCATCGCGCTCTTCCGCGACACGCCGCCGCTCGTACAGATCTATTTCTTCTATTTCGGGCTGGGCGCCCTGCTGCCGCGCATCGAGAACGCCTACGGCATCCCCGAGCCGGTGCTGACCAGCATGCAGTGGGCGATCATCTCGCTGTCGCTGTTCGCGGGCGCCTTCAACGTCGAGATCTTCCGGTCCGGCATCGAGGCGGTGCCCAAGGCGACGGTGGAGGCGGCCGAGGCGCTGGGCTATTCGCGCCTGGGTGCCTATGTCCATGTCGTGCTGCCGCTGGCGGTGCGCATCTGCCTGCCGGCGCTGAACAACAACATCGTCAACCTGGTGAAGACGACGACGTTGGCCTACGCGATCGCGGTGCCGGAGATGCTCTATGTCTCCAAGCAGATCTGGTCGGACGCCACCAACGTGCCCGAGATGATGACCTTCCTGCTGCTGGCCTATTTCTTCCTGGTGGGTTGCGTCGTCTGGGCGATGGCCCGCGTCGAGCGCGCGCTCAAGGTGCCGGGGATCGGCCTTTGA
- a CDS encoding amino acid ABC transporter ATP-binding protein → MTGWTQDQPLLRLKDVHKSFGAVEVLKGVSFDVAKGEVICIIGPSGSGKSTILRCINALVPIDSGSILVEGQEVNDPKLDKLALRRKVGMVFQQYNLFPHKTALQNVMMAPVQVLKQNKAEVEARAYRLLKKVRLEGKEASYPGELSGGQQQRVAIARSLAMSPDVILFDEVTAALDPETVKEVLVTIRELAEEGMTCILVTHEMGFAREVGDHIYFTDRGVIVEHGAPKEFFAQAQDPRTRQFLDQIL, encoded by the coding sequence ATGACCGGATGGACCCAGGACCAGCCGCTGCTGCGCCTCAAGGACGTGCACAAGAGCTTCGGCGCGGTCGAGGTGCTGAAGGGTGTGTCGTTCGACGTCGCCAAGGGTGAGGTCATCTGCATCATCGGCCCGTCCGGGTCGGGCAAGTCGACCATCCTGCGCTGCATCAACGCCCTGGTGCCGATCGACAGCGGCTCGATCCTGGTCGAGGGGCAGGAGGTGAACGACCCCAAGCTCGACAAGCTGGCGCTGCGCCGCAAGGTCGGCATGGTCTTCCAGCAGTACAATCTGTTCCCGCACAAGACCGCCCTGCAGAACGTGATGATGGCCCCGGTCCAGGTGCTGAAGCAGAACAAGGCCGAGGTCGAGGCGCGGGCCTATCGCCTGCTGAAGAAGGTGCGGCTGGAGGGCAAGGAGGCAAGCTACCCGGGCGAACTGTCGGGCGGCCAGCAGCAGCGCGTCGCCATCGCCCGCTCGCTGGCCATGAGCCCGGACGTGATCCTGTTCGACGAAGTGACCGCCGCGCTGGACCCGGAGACGGTGAAGGAGGTGCTGGTCACCATCCGCGAACTGGCGGAAGAGGGCATGACCTGCATCCTCGTCACCCACGAGATGGGCTTCGCGCGCGAGGTCGGCGACCACATCTACTTCACCGACCGCGGCGTCATCGTCGAGCATGGCGCGCCGAAGGAGTTCTTCGCCCAGGCCCAGGACCCGCGGACGCGGCAGTTCCTGGACCAGATCCTGTAG